Proteins co-encoded in one Spirosoma endbachense genomic window:
- a CDS encoding RNA polymerase sigma factor: MNPSLQTKKEWHTRNQASYATTPFETIYTRYVKKVYQKCLFMTQNRSIAQDYTHDIFLKVFENIKSFENRSAFSTWLFSISHNYCIDKIKASRRINLEYLSDNLGESLAEQDESGLFELRLQSLEKMINCLPGSELDLVRLKYEQGLSIKAIAQQHNLKESAVKMRLKRTRDKLNGMYNEPM, encoded by the coding sequence ATGAATCCATCTTTACAAACTAAAAAAGAATGGCATACCCGTAATCAGGCGTCTTATGCTACTACTCCGTTTGAAACGATTTACACGCGCTATGTGAAGAAGGTATATCAAAAATGCCTGTTCATGACACAAAACAGGTCAATAGCGCAGGATTATACACACGATATCTTTCTGAAAGTGTTTGAGAATATAAAGTCATTTGAGAATCGATCGGCTTTTTCTACCTGGCTTTTTTCCATTTCTCATAATTACTGTATAGACAAAATTAAGGCCAGTCGACGAATCAATCTTGAGTACCTGTCCGATAATCTGGGCGAATCGTTGGCCGAACAGGATGAGTCTGGCTTATTTGAACTACGTCTTCAATCGCTTGAAAAAATGATTAATTGTCTGCCAGGCTCTGAATTAGATCTGGTTCGGCTTAAATATGAACAAGGCCTTTCCATAAAAGCTATTGCGCAGCAGCATAACCTTAAAGAGAGTGCTGTCAAAATGCGGTTAAAGCGTACTCGGGATAAATTGAATGGAATGTATAACGAGCCTATGTAG